A stretch of the Methylocystis iwaonis genome encodes the following:
- a CDS encoding HAD-IC family P-type ATPase — MQGLTSLEARSRLAEFGPNTLPEARPPSFVAVFLRQFLSPLIYVLVAAAIVAMVVGDAKDAVFIGVVLLINGIIGAVQEYSAGQAAAALRARDQPQALVLRDGVQQEIEARDLVPGDVVLLEAGRRVPADMRLIEAVDLRCDESLLTGESAPVKKTGAANAKESAREGRAFAGAMVTRGRGTGEVTGTGLATEVGKIAGELVRPSVSQPPLVIRMERFSQLIAILVAIAVGVLMVVGYLRHMGFVELFMMAVGLAVAAIPEGLPVAIAVALAIGMRRMAKSNVIVRKMAAVESLGSCTMIATDKTGTLTRNELTVTQIALPDGSALSLQSGEGLDSYSFRGATRNEQADLLLAALLRAAALPNEAEIRREKEEIRGVGDTVDVALLVAAHRGGVVHEELRARYPLVKRIPYEPDLKYAASFHRHEEKRAVFAFAKGAPETLIAMASRMDVGGALAPIDREALWRQKDEMSAKGLRVLAFAEGEVTPEPEHGYGVSHLQNLVFLGMVGMQDPLRPEVRQAIAKCRDAGIAVAMVTGDAPGTAAAIAKDAGMVFSDDQIVTGEEVKRAEEAGEAALDSLTGRARIYARVEPIQKLAIVLSLARNGHFVAVTGDGVNDAPALKHAHVGVAMGRQGTDVAKESADIIIADDNFASIVRGVLEGRVAYANIRKVIFLLVSTGAAELLLFLLTIPFGLPMPLLPVQLLWLNLVTNGVQHIALAAEKPEGDELTYPPRKPQEPIFDRVMIIRNVYSAFVMAGVGFALFYWLIEHGYATDSARNLLLLLFVVFENFQALNARSEHHSLFYKGLFSSPLLVASVIGAQVIHLLAAHMPVLADTLRIEPPTLAEWGALLALGASLLVVMELEKWWGERRKLPKAPPEVAAADAGLARRYAPIAAGLLLVVAAGGTLYWQAARESARDELATIDRSGRDRTADAERVAVPPPIEASAPVSGRIEAVACHDGALVEAGSVCARIVPPELEEELARARKALTVAQAAQGKAETGLARAKAAYDRVVSRRVSNAAARANARGAAARAEARLARVRAEITRREEALRATLERGAPLTAPSAGTVRDSRLEYGKQVQAGEALLQIGPAR; from the coding sequence ATGCAGGGATTGACGAGCCTCGAGGCGCGGAGCCGCCTCGCTGAATTCGGACCGAACACGTTACCAGAAGCGCGACCGCCTTCCTTCGTGGCGGTCTTCCTCAGACAGTTTCTCAGTCCGCTGATTTACGTTCTCGTGGCCGCCGCCATTGTCGCGATGGTGGTTGGAGACGCGAAGGACGCCGTCTTTATCGGCGTCGTCTTGCTGATCAACGGGATCATTGGCGCGGTTCAGGAATACTCTGCCGGCCAGGCTGCGGCAGCGTTGCGCGCGCGGGACCAGCCGCAGGCGCTCGTCCTGCGTGACGGCGTTCAGCAGGAGATCGAGGCGCGCGACCTCGTGCCGGGCGATGTCGTGTTGCTCGAAGCCGGCCGCCGCGTGCCTGCCGACATGCGGCTGATCGAAGCCGTCGACTTGCGTTGCGATGAATCTCTGCTGACGGGCGAGTCGGCGCCGGTCAAGAAAACCGGGGCGGCGAACGCCAAGGAGAGCGCACGCGAGGGCAGGGCCTTCGCGGGGGCGATGGTGACGCGCGGGCGTGGAACCGGCGAGGTGACAGGGACAGGGCTCGCGACAGAGGTCGGCAAGATCGCCGGGGAGCTCGTCAGACCATCGGTTTCGCAGCCGCCGCTCGTCATCCGCATGGAGCGGTTTTCGCAGCTCATCGCCATTCTCGTCGCCATCGCCGTCGGCGTCCTGATGGTCGTCGGCTATTTGCGCCATATGGGGTTCGTCGAACTCTTCATGATGGCGGTGGGCCTTGCCGTCGCAGCCATTCCCGAAGGGCTGCCGGTTGCGATCGCCGTGGCGCTGGCGATCGGCATGCGGCGCATGGCCAAGTCCAATGTGATCGTGCGCAAGATGGCGGCGGTGGAGTCGCTCGGCTCCTGCACCATGATCGCCACGGATAAGACTGGCACGCTGACGCGCAACGAACTCACCGTCACCCAAATCGCGCTGCCGGACGGCTCAGCTCTGTCCCTGCAGTCGGGCGAGGGACTCGACTCCTACTCTTTTCGCGGCGCGACGCGCAACGAACAAGCCGATCTTCTCCTGGCGGCCCTGCTGCGCGCGGCGGCGCTGCCCAACGAGGCGGAGATCCGGCGCGAGAAGGAGGAGATCAGGGGCGTGGGCGACACGGTCGACGTCGCCTTGCTGGTCGCCGCACATCGAGGCGGCGTCGTGCATGAGGAGCTGAGGGCGCGCTATCCGCTGGTGAAGCGCATTCCCTACGAACCGGACCTCAAATATGCGGCGTCGTTTCACCGCCACGAGGAAAAGCGCGCTGTCTTCGCTTTTGCGAAAGGCGCGCCGGAGACGCTGATCGCCATGGCCAGCCGCATGGATGTCGGCGGCGCGCTGGCTCCGATCGATCGGGAGGCGCTCTGGCGCCAGAAGGACGAGATGTCGGCGAAGGGACTGCGCGTTCTGGCCTTCGCCGAGGGCGAGGTGACGCCGGAGCCGGAGCACGGCTATGGCGTGAGCCATCTTCAAAATCTCGTCTTCCTCGGCATGGTCGGCATGCAGGATCCGCTGCGTCCGGAAGTGCGGCAAGCCATTGCAAAGTGCCGCGACGCGGGCATTGCGGTGGCGATGGTCACGGGCGACGCGCCCGGCACCGCCGCCGCCATCGCCAAGGACGCGGGCATGGTCTTTTCAGACGATCAGATCGTGACGGGCGAAGAAGTGAAGCGTGCCGAGGAAGCCGGCGAGGCGGCGCTCGATTCCCTGACCGGCCGCGCCCGCATATACGCCCGCGTCGAGCCGATCCAGAAGCTCGCGATCGTCCTGTCGCTGGCGCGCAACGGCCATTTCGTCGCAGTGACGGGTGACGGCGTCAACGACGCGCCGGCGCTCAAGCACGCGCATGTCGGCGTCGCCATGGGCAGGCAAGGCACCGATGTCGCCAAGGAAAGCGCCGACATCATTATCGCGGACGACAATTTCGCCTCGATCGTGCGCGGCGTGCTGGAGGGCCGCGTCGCCTACGCCAATATCCGAAAAGTCATTTTCCTTCTCGTTTCGACCGGCGCGGCCGAGCTGCTGCTGTTTCTGCTGACCATTCCCTTTGGCCTGCCCATGCCGCTACTGCCCGTGCAGCTCTTGTGGCTCAACCTGGTCACCAATGGCGTTCAGCACATCGCGCTGGCCGCCGAAAAGCCCGAAGGCGACGAACTGACCTATCCTCCGCGCAAGCCGCAGGAGCCGATCTTCGACCGGGTGATGATCATCCGTAACGTCTATTCGGCGTTCGTCATGGCCGGCGTCGGCTTTGCCTTGTTCTACTGGCTCATCGAGCATGGCTACGCCACGGACAGCGCGCGCAATCTGCTGCTCCTGCTCTTCGTCGTCTTCGAGAATTTCCAGGCGTTGAACGCGCGCTCGGAACATCACTCGCTTTTCTATAAGGGCCTCTTTTCGAGTCCGCTGCTCGTCGCAAGCGTGATCGGCGCGCAAGTCATCCATCTCCTGGCGGCGCATATGCCCGTCCTCGCCGATACGTTACGGATCGAGCCGCCGACGCTTGCCGAATGGGGGGCGCTTCTCGCCTTGGGCGCATCGCTGCTCGTGGTCATGGAGCTCGAAAAATGGTGGGGCGAGCGCCGCAAGCTTCCCAAGGCGCCACCCGAGGTCGCGGCCGCCGACGCGGGACTCGCCCGCCGGTATGCGCCCATTGCGGCGGGCCTCCTTCTTGTCGTCGCGGCCGGCGGGACGCTCTATTGGCAGGCCGCGCGCGAGAGCGCGCGCGACGAGCTGGCGACAATCGACCGCAGTGGGCGCGACCGGACTGCCGATGCGGAGCGCGTCGCCGTTCCGCCGCCGATCGAGGCGTCCGCGCCGGTCTCGGGGAGAATTGAGGCGGTCGCATGCCACGACGGCGCTCTGGTCGAGGCTGGGAGCGTCTGCGCCCGGATCGTTCCGCCCGAGCTCGAGGAAGAACTCGCGCGTGCGCGCAAGGCGCTGACAGTCGCTCAGGCTGCGCAGGGCAAGGCGGAGACCGGGCTGGCACGCGCCAAGGCGGCCTATGACCGCGTCGTGAGCCGGCGCGTGTCCAACGCCGCAGCCAGGGCCAATGCCCGCGGCGCGGCGGCGCGCGCGGAAGCCCGCCTGGCGCGAGTCCGGGCGGAGATCACCCGGCGCGAGGAGGCGCTGCGTGCGACGCTCGAGAGGGGCGCGCCACTGACGGCGCCCAGCGCCGGGACCGTCCGCGACAGCCGTCTCGAGTATGGCAAGCAGGTGCAGGCTGGAGAGGCGTTGCTCCAAATCGGGCCTGCCAGATAA
- a CDS encoding cation:proton antiporter, with protein MAGIWAQVALVFALALVASVIAHHYRFSTALVEIVVGMVAGSALGALGYYGAFSVQEPWVKAFAGIGAILLTFLAGAELDPDVFKMKWREAAAIGAASFLLPAIGCWAAAHYLLGWESAPALLAGIALAATSVAVVYTVMMEYGFNRVEYGKTILAACFITDLGTVITLGLVFAPFTWKTLAFVLALGGAFVGLPKITPRAYAIFGGKPSEFEAKFLLFCLMGLGALAVWAGSEAVLPAYLIGMALAGSVGRDAALVKRLRAITIGLLTPFYFVRAGYFVSIPTVLMAPFGVVALLIVEIGAKIVSVYPVARAFNAPHKDAMYTTLLMASGLTFGTISALFGLSNKIIDDAQYSTLVAAIIGTALLPTLIANKFYLPRHLLPKDEAALHTPAHQAEVEEALEDSEIRS; from the coding sequence ATGGCAGGGATTTGGGCTCAAGTCGCATTGGTTTTCGCTTTAGCGCTTGTCGCAAGCGTCATCGCGCACCATTATCGCTTCTCGACGGCGCTTGTGGAAATTGTCGTGGGCATGGTTGCCGGCTCCGCGCTCGGCGCCCTCGGCTATTACGGCGCCTTCTCGGTCCAGGAGCCATGGGTCAAGGCGTTCGCGGGCATCGGCGCTATATTGCTGACGTTTCTTGCCGGAGCGGAACTCGACCCCGACGTCTTCAAAATGAAGTGGCGGGAGGCGGCGGCCATCGGCGCGGCGAGCTTTTTGCTGCCAGCAATAGGGTGTTGGGCGGCCGCCCATTATCTCCTTGGTTGGGAAAGCGCGCCCGCGCTTCTCGCCGGCATCGCCCTGGCGGCGACCTCCGTCGCCGTCGTTTATACGGTCATGATGGAATACGGTTTCAACCGGGTCGAATATGGCAAGACGATCCTTGCCGCTTGTTTCATCACCGACCTTGGAACCGTCATCACCCTCGGGCTCGTCTTCGCCCCCTTCACCTGGAAGACGCTGGCGTTCGTTCTTGCCCTCGGCGGCGCCTTTGTCGGCCTGCCAAAAATAACGCCGCGCGCTTATGCGATTTTTGGCGGCAAGCCGTCGGAATTCGAAGCCAAATTCTTGCTCTTTTGCCTGATGGGCCTCGGCGCGCTCGCCGTTTGGGCAGGCAGCGAAGCGGTGCTCCCCGCCTATCTGATCGGGATGGCGCTTGCGGGGAGCGTTGGGCGCGATGCCGCGTTGGTCAAGCGTCTTCGTGCGATCACCATCGGGTTATTGACGCCGTTTTATTTCGTCCGCGCCGGCTACTTCGTGTCCATCCCGACGGTGCTCATGGCGCCCTTCGGCGTCGTCGCGCTTCTTATCGTCGAGATCGGCGCCAAGATCGTCAGCGTCTACCCTGTAGCGAGAGCATTCAACGCGCCGCACAAGGACGCTATGTACACGACCTTGCTGATGGCCTCAGGACTGACTTTCGGGACGATATCGGCGCTCTTTGGCCTTTCCAACAAGATTATCGATGACGCGCAATATTCAACCCTGGTTGCCGCGATCATAGGAACCGCTTTGCTTCCAACACTCATCGCAAACAAGTTTTATTTGCCCCGCCATCTTCTACCCAAGGACGAGGCGGCCTTGCACACGCCCGCTCACCAGGCGGAGGTTGAAGAGGCCCTGGAAGACTCCGAAATACGATCCTGA
- a CDS encoding carbohydrate porin, which yields MKLRNKTAVGVAIGGFLTATSGNAAQSPNDIEARLHALEARVAKLRPLEAEIAKLRREAREAKEQARQAASQAGNVANAGTVKGPPGPPPPPVFVSFRNGLYAETEDKAYSFKIGGRMQFDGGGATQPLNGWDGQAGVRQVRLEIEGKAAKYWFYKLQYDFAGSQYGTPFNAPVQGGIRDFYIAFQHPMLSLPFTKDPAFIHVGSYFEPFSLEFTSSSRFRDFIERAMPVETFAPSRHLGAAIGAYGGNWSAKGGIFTTSFEDLNTNPAVGTPAVIGVPAKAGWVPTGGGQYFELSGRMTYAPIMTEHDLLHVGISGRFHQPNNATGLSDDRALRVGNRIRSEAYMLNQGLLGTPDLSCGSVAFPFGATAVSGHCVKNIETFGVELSAAHGPFSLQAEYFGQFVNRNATNILLSRLAGAFAPGGASQYFSGYYVYGQWYLTGEERAAAYNVGDKLGANFTQIKIKHPLSEGGFGAIGVAARYSEVNLNSGPFSGSGLYNMLAYTTSIAPNPAATAAIANAGMVGGRQENVTLGLNWYPDNGLHFQFNWVHVLHASAPLNDYAFFTSGVPARQGPYMNGAHPNLFEARAQVYW from the coding sequence ATGAAGCTACGGAATAAGACCGCGGTCGGTGTAGCGATTGGTGGCTTTCTCACAGCCACGAGTGGAAACGCTGCACAAAGCCCAAACGACATCGAAGCACGCCTGCATGCGCTCGAAGCGCGCGTCGCCAAGCTACGGCCGCTCGAGGCGGAGATCGCCAAATTGCGTCGTGAGGCGCGCGAAGCGAAGGAACAGGCTCGGCAGGCCGCGAGCCAAGCAGGCAATGTCGCCAACGCCGGAACGGTCAAAGGGCCGCCCGGTCCGCCTCCGCCTCCCGTCTTTGTATCCTTCCGAAATGGTCTCTACGCCGAGACCGAGGACAAGGCTTATAGCTTCAAGATTGGCGGCCGGATGCAGTTCGACGGCGGCGGGGCGACGCAGCCGCTCAACGGTTGGGATGGCCAGGCAGGCGTGCGGCAGGTGCGTCTCGAAATCGAAGGAAAGGCGGCGAAATACTGGTTTTATAAGCTGCAGTACGATTTCGCCGGCTCCCAATATGGCACGCCATTCAACGCGCCGGTCCAAGGGGGCATTCGCGACTTCTATATCGCGTTCCAACATCCGATGCTCAGCTTGCCGTTCACAAAAGACCCGGCGTTTATCCATGTGGGAAGCTACTTCGAACCCTTCAGTCTCGAGTTTACATCCTCGTCTCGATTCCGTGACTTCATCGAACGGGCGATGCCGGTCGAAACATTCGCGCCCAGTCGTCATCTTGGCGCGGCGATCGGCGCATATGGCGGCAATTGGTCGGCGAAGGGAGGCATCTTCACGACGAGCTTCGAAGACCTCAATACCAATCCTGCGGTTGGAACCCCCGCTGTGATCGGCGTTCCGGCCAAGGCGGGCTGGGTCCCAACGGGAGGGGGGCAATATTTCGAACTCTCCGGCCGCATGACTTATGCGCCGATCATGACCGAGCATGATCTTCTGCACGTCGGGATATCGGGGCGTTTTCACCAACCGAACAATGCGACGGGGCTTTCGGATGATCGTGCGCTCAGAGTCGGCAATCGAATTCGCTCGGAGGCCTATATGCTCAATCAAGGGCTGCTGGGGACTCCGGATCTCTCCTGCGGCTCGGTCGCCTTCCCGTTCGGCGCGACGGCCGTTTCCGGACACTGCGTCAAAAACATCGAGACATTCGGGGTCGAGCTGTCCGCGGCTCATGGGCCTTTTTCGTTGCAGGCGGAGTATTTCGGCCAGTTCGTCAATCGCAACGCGACCAATATCCTCCTCTCGCGTCTGGCGGGCGCCTTCGCCCCGGGAGGCGCTTCGCAGTATTTTAGCGGCTACTATGTTTACGGCCAATGGTATCTCACCGGCGAGGAGCGCGCGGCCGCGTACAACGTCGGTGACAAACTCGGCGCGAATTTCACCCAGATAAAGATCAAGCACCCGCTGAGTGAAGGCGGCTTCGGCGCGATTGGCGTCGCGGCGCGCTACAGCGAGGTCAATTTGAACAGCGGGCCATTCTCTGGGTCCGGCCTCTACAATATGCTGGCTTACACGACGTCGATTGCGCCTAATCCTGCGGCGACCGCAGCCATCGCCAACGCGGGTATGGTAGGCGGGCGCCAGGAGAATGTGACCTTGGGGCTCAACTGGTATCCCGATAACGGCCTTCATTTCCAGTTCAACTGGGTTCACGTCCTGCATGCGTCCGCGCCCTTGAACGATTACGCCTTCTTCACCTCGGGCGTGCCCGCCCGTCAGGGACCATATATGAATGGGGCGCACCCGAACCTCTTTGAAGCGCGCGCCCAGGTTTATTGGTAA
- a CDS encoding ATP-binding cassette domain-containing protein has protein sequence MALVDVKGVSFAYGVGEFRRQVLKNVDLLIDRGEIVILTGPSGSGKTTLLTILGGLRLAVTGSAVVLGRELVNSDENVRMGVRRQIGYIFQQHNLFWPLTAMENVCMALELDDRLSEDERRQRAGDMLTEVGLADHLDRRPKQLSGGQRQRVAIARALVSRPTLVLADEPTASLDKASGHEAVNILKRLAKDYGATILLVTHDYRILDIADRVITLEDGAITPTRAPSS, from the coding sequence ATGGCGCTGGTCGACGTGAAAGGAGTGAGCTTTGCTTACGGCGTCGGCGAATTCCGCCGCCAGGTGCTCAAAAATGTCGATCTTTTGATCGATCGGGGGGAGATCGTCATACTCACCGGACCCTCGGGTTCGGGCAAGACGACCTTGCTCACGATCCTGGGCGGCCTGCGCCTCGCCGTGACGGGAAGCGCCGTCGTTCTGGGCCGCGAGCTGGTGAACAGCGACGAAAATGTTCGCATGGGCGTGCGGCGACAAATCGGCTACATTTTCCAGCAGCACAATTTATTTTGGCCGCTGACCGCCATGGAAAACGTCTGCATGGCGCTCGAACTGGACGATCGGCTTTCGGAGGACGAACGCCGACAGCGAGCCGGCGATATGCTGACCGAGGTTGGTCTGGCCGACCATCTCGACCGTCGGCCGAAACAATTGTCGGGAGGACAGCGCCAGCGTGTCGCAATCGCGCGCGCCTTGGTTTCGCGACCAACGCTCGTGCTGGCCGACGAGCCAACCGCCTCTCTCGACAAGGCGAGCGGTCACGAAGCGGTCAATATTCTCAAACGCCTTGCTAAGGACTATGGCGCAACGATCCTCCTCGTAACTCACGACTATCGGATTCTCGATATCGCGGACAGGGTCATCACTCTCGAGGATGGCGCAATAACGCCCACGCGGGCGCCGTCGAGTTAA
- a CDS encoding MFS transporter, with product MTVQFRPLAPGQIEAQRGLSRNEAKTLALASLGGALEYYDFIVGVFFAKTLAAVFFPQNSPEWLSQLQIFSIFAAGYLVRPIGGVVFAHFGDRVGRKRMFALGLFLMAFPTLLVGLTPDYKTIGLAAPLVFLFCRLLQGLSVGGEVPGAWIFCAEHVHKTRVGFACGLLMAGLCCGILMGALTAKILTSSLSADDLIAWGWRIPFILGGVFGLISVYLRKYLQETPVFEALRERRVADARLPISLVFARCKSEVLLSMAATWVFAGVFVTYFLYLPTYLQSQFDYRAADVFTANCWSITLLILGSVFVGRVTDVIGGGKAYAIGGVAMAAVVAALGFALANGSAWTLHLYAIGGFAIGTITLTPYLIIRSFPPELRFTGFALSYNTAYAIVGGTTPPLMTILVGERVLAMAPFYYMSALCLFGAAIGWLRREG from the coding sequence ATGACAGTTCAATTCCGGCCTTTGGCGCCGGGCCAAATCGAAGCGCAGCGCGGTCTCTCACGCAATGAGGCGAAGACGCTGGCGCTCGCCTCTCTCGGCGGCGCGCTCGAATATTATGATTTTATCGTCGGCGTCTTTTTCGCTAAAACCCTCGCCGCGGTGTTCTTCCCGCAAAACAGTCCGGAATGGCTCTCGCAGCTTCAGATCTTCAGCATATTCGCCGCCGGCTATCTCGTCCGTCCAATCGGTGGCGTCGTCTTCGCGCATTTCGGCGACCGCGTCGGCCGCAAGAGAATGTTCGCGCTTGGTCTCTTCCTGATGGCCTTTCCCACGCTGCTCGTTGGCCTGACGCCCGATTACAAGACGATTGGCCTCGCCGCTCCCCTTGTTTTTCTCTTCTGCCGGCTGCTGCAAGGGCTGTCGGTGGGTGGAGAAGTGCCCGGCGCATGGATTTTCTGCGCCGAGCATGTCCACAAAACCCGCGTGGGCTTCGCCTGCGGGCTGCTGATGGCCGGGCTCTGCTGCGGAATATTGATGGGCGCGCTTACCGCCAAAATACTGACGTCGAGCCTTAGCGCCGACGATCTCATCGCCTGGGGCTGGCGCATTCCGTTCATCCTCGGCGGCGTCTTCGGCCTGATCTCCGTCTATCTGAGGAAATATTTGCAGGAGACGCCGGTCTTCGAGGCGCTTCGCGAGCGGCGTGTCGCCGACGCCCGACTGCCGATCTCGCTCGTTTTCGCGCGCTGCAAAAGCGAGGTTCTCCTCTCCATGGCCGCGACCTGGGTTTTCGCGGGCGTCTTCGTGACCTATTTTCTCTATCTGCCGACCTATCTGCAGTCGCAATTCGACTATCGGGCGGCGGATGTCTTCACCGCGAACTGCTGGTCCATAACGCTGCTGATCCTCGGCAGCGTCTTCGTGGGCCGGGTCACGGATGTCATCGGCGGCGGGAAAGCCTATGCGATCGGCGGCGTTGCGATGGCGGCGGTTGTCGCCGCGCTCGGCTTCGCCCTTGCCAACGGCAGCGCATGGACGCTGCATCTCTATGCGATCGGCGGTTTCGCGATCGGAACGATCACGCTCACCCCTTATCTGATTATCCGCAGCTTCCCGCCTGAATTGCGATTCACGGGATTTGCTTTGTCCTACAACACCGCCTACGCCATCGTCGGCGGAACGACTCCGCCTCTAATGACCATCTTAGTCGGAGAGCGCGTCCTTGCCATGGCGCCCTTCTATTACATGTCGGCGCTCTGCCTTTTCGGCGCAGCGATCGGCTGGCTACGGCGCGAAGGGTGA
- the devC gene encoding ABC transporter permease DevC, which yields MTSFPIFFFAARLAWRQLIYDKPKLIAATLGVLFASVLVFMQLGFLDSLYASAASAPIKMRADLFVLHKQTEALWRPVQFERSALMRALGHPDIRAVYPMYMLLGQFKNMDTRIQRTLMVYGYDLNSNLIDSADIRARRDDLKRQDVALFDIASRPEFGPVSEQLSEGRDVTEINGRRITIVGTFRMGTTFAADGNVVASELNFHRIFPQRSLDKIDLGFVLLSSGADVRKAQADLLALMGREMRVFNYDQLVEFEKGYWENSAPMGFIFGFGVVMGLVVGMVIVYQILFTDVSNNLSQYATLKAMGYSHFYLQLVVLSSAIYLALLGFVPGLALSLALYRLAEQEIFIPFPMPFGKVATVFAFILTMCSLAGALAIRRLKAANPADMF from the coding sequence ATGACGTCGTTTCCAATTTTCTTCTTCGCCGCTCGTCTGGCCTGGCGGCAACTGATATACGACAAACCGAAGCTCATCGCGGCGACGCTGGGCGTCCTGTTCGCCAGCGTGCTGGTGTTCATGCAGCTCGGTTTTCTCGATTCGCTTTACGCGAGCGCCGCGTCGGCCCCGATCAAGATGCGGGCCGATTTGTTCGTGCTGCACAAGCAGACGGAGGCGCTGTGGCGGCCCGTGCAATTCGAGCGTAGCGCGTTGATGCGCGCGCTCGGCCATCCAGACATTCGCGCGGTTTATCCCATGTACATGTTGCTTGGACAATTCAAGAACATGGACACTCGCATACAGCGAACTTTGATGGTCTATGGATATGATCTCAACAGCAATCTGATCGATAGCGCCGACATTCGCGCGCGCCGCGACGATCTCAAACGCCAGGATGTCGCGCTCTTCGACATTGCCTCGAGGCCCGAGTTCGGCCCGGTGTCCGAGCAACTTTCTGAAGGGCGGGATGTGACGGAAATCAACGGGCGCAGGATCACGATCGTCGGGACGTTCCGCATGGGAACGACATTCGCCGCCGACGGAAACGTCGTCGCGAGCGAGTTGAATTTCCATCGCATCTTTCCGCAACGCAGTTTGGATAAAATAGATCTCGGTTTCGTCCTGCTCAGCTCGGGCGCCGACGTTCGCAAGGCGCAGGCGGATTTGCTCGCGTTGATGGGCCGGGAGATGCGCGTGTTTAATTACGACCAGCTTGTCGAGTTCGAGAAAGGCTACTGGGAGAATTCTGCGCCGATGGGATTTATCTTCGGCTTCGGCGTCGTAATGGGATTGGTTGTCGGCATGGTGATCGTCTACCAAATTCTCTTCACGGACGTGAGCAACAATTTGAGCCAATATGCGACGCTCAAAGCGATGGGATACTCGCACTTCTACCTCCAACTGGTGGTTCTCTCGTCCGCGATCTATCTCGCGCTTCTCGGATTTGTGCCGGGTCTTGCCTTGTCCCTCGCGCTTTATCGTCTTGCCGAACAGGAAATATTCATTCCCTTCCCGATGCCGTTCGGCAAAGTCGCGACAGTATTCGCATTCATTCTGACGATGTGCTCGCTTGCCGGCGCGCTCGCCATTCGCCGCCTCAAAGCGGCGAATCCAGCGGATATGTTCTGA
- a CDS encoding efflux RND transporter periplasmic adaptor subunit, translating to MVARNFIGLTLIAAGALLQARPAPLAAETSPPNSAAPQTVMGVGALGRIEPMSRVIRVSPDQGAAGTVISEIRVREGQEVAKGDVVAVFSDYERRQAEVDLAEAEFAVSTAHLTAADAQFKKAQRDYDRKNSLRLSGTVSAFAFDEAELRSSKAKADLEATRASLKQSEANLRLKKLQLLQAQTTAPIDGTILKIRARAGERVGDKGILDMADLSSLDVVAEVYESDIARVKAGQTAVVRVPPSEAAYEAKVRTLGFTVEKNLVNSSDPLVDHDARVVEVRLTLSDPARKDFQHQIYRQVQVHIAP from the coding sequence ATGGTAGCGCGAAACTTTATCGGACTGACGCTGATCGCTGCGGGCGCGCTCTTGCAAGCGCGCCCGGCGCCGCTGGCCGCAGAGACGTCGCCGCCAAATTCCGCTGCTCCCCAAACGGTTATGGGCGTAGGCGCGCTTGGGCGCATCGAGCCGATGTCGCGCGTCATTCGCGTCTCGCCCGACCAGGGAGCCGCGGGAACAGTCATTTCGGAAATACGGGTTCGCGAAGGGCAGGAGGTGGCCAAAGGCGACGTTGTCGCCGTCTTTAGCGACTATGAGCGCCGCCAGGCGGAGGTCGATCTCGCGGAAGCCGAATTCGCCGTCTCGACGGCGCATCTGACCGCGGCGGACGCCCAATTCAAGAAAGCCCAGCGAGATTACGACCGAAAGAATTCGTTGCGCCTTTCGGGCACGGTCTCGGCCTTCGCGTTCGACGAGGCGGAACTGCGCTCCAGCAAGGCGAAGGCGGACCTCGAAGCGACGCGCGCAAGCCTCAAACAGTCCGAAGCGAATCTTCGCCTCAAGAAGCTCCAGCTATTGCAAGCGCAGACGACGGCGCCCATAGACGGCACGATTCTCAAAATTCGTGCAAGGGCGGGCGAACGCGTTGGCGACAAGGGGATTTTGGACATGGCCGACCTTTCGTCGCTGGACGTCGTCGCCGAGGTGTACGAATCCGACATTGCGCGCGTCAAGGCTGGTCAGACGGCCGTCGTGAGGGTGCCTCCGAGCGAGGCTGCCTACGAAGCGAAAGTTCGAACGCTCGGTTTCACGGTTGAGAAGAATCTCGTGAACAGCTCGGATCCTCTCGTGGACCACGACGCCAGGGTCGTCGAAGTTCGACTGACCCTCTCCGACCCCGCGCGAAAAGATTTCCAGCATCAGATTTACAGGCAGGTTCAGGTCCACATCGCGCCATGA